Below is a genomic region from Phycobacter azelaicus.
TGTTGTGGATGAGATTCCCTACCAAGTGAACAAAGCTTCCATGATCGAGAAGATCGCGGAACAGGTCCGTGAGAAAAAGGTCGAAGGCGTTGCCCATGTGCAGGATGAATCCGACCGCAACGGGGTGCGTGTGGTGGTGGAGCTGAAGCGCGACGCAACGGCCGAGGTGGTTTTGAACCAGCTTTATCGCTTCACGCCAATGCAAACCTCCTTTGGTTGCAACATGCTGGCTCTGAACGGCGGCCGCCCAGAGCAGCTGACTTTGCGCAAGTTCCTGACCTCTTTCATTGATTTCCGCGAAGACGTTGTGGCGCGCCGTACGGCGTACCTTTTGCGAAAAGCGCGCGAGCGCAGCCATATCCTCTGTGGTCTGGCGGTTGCCGTATCCAACGTGGATGAAATCGTTGCAACTATTCGTGCATCGGCGGACGCGGCCGAGGCGCGTGAAAAGCTGATGACCCGTCGTTGGCCGGCTATGGACATTGCCGACTACATCCGCCTGATCGACGATCCGACCCATACCATGAATGACGATGGCACCTACAACCTTTCGGAAACTCAGGCCCGTGCCATTCTTGAACTGCGCTTGCAGCGCCTGACCCAGATCGGCGTGAAGGAAGTCACCGACGAGCTGGAAGAACTAGCTGCCAAGATCAAGGAATACCTCGAAATTCTTGGATCCCGTGAGCGGATCATGGGCATCATTGCCGATGAGCTGCGCGAAGTGCGCGAGAGTTTCGCCGTCCCCCGCCGCACGGAGATTGTCGACTGGTCCGGTGACATGGAGGACGAAGACCTTATCGAGCGTGAGGACATGGTGGTGACCGTGACCTCGGGTGGCTATATCAAGCGCACGCCGCTGGCCGATTTCCGCGCGCAGAAGCGCGGCGGGAAGGGCCTCTCTGGTATGCAGACCAAGGAAGAGGATGTGGTCACCACCCTGTTTGTGGCCAACACCCACACGCAGCTCCTGTTCTTCACCACCGACGGCATGGTCTACAAGCTCAAGACCTGGCGCCTGCCGCAGGGTGGCCGCACCTCCAAAGGCAAGGCAATCGTCAACATCCTGCCGATCCCGACCGGTGTGTCTATCGCGGCGATCATGCCTGTCGACCGGGCCGAGGATGAATGGGCCGATCTGCAGATCATGTTTGCCACCTCCGCTGGAACTGTGCGTCGTAACCGGTTGTCTGACTTCACGAATGTGATGCGCAACGGCAAGATTGCCATGAAGTTCGAAGATGAGAATGCCGACACCAAGCTGATCAATGCGCGCATTTGTTCCGAAGACGATGACATCATGCTGGTCACCAACACCGGGCGCGCGATCCGCTTTCCTTCGACCGAAGTTCGCGTGTTCAACAGCCGCAATTCAGTTGGGGTGCGCGGCATCAAACTTAACGAGGGCGATGAGGTTGTCTCGATGTCGGTGATCCGCCACTCGAAGTACACGCCAGAGCAGCGCACCGCCTATCTGAAAATGCGCCGCGCCATGGCCGGGATTGCCGACGAAGCAGAGGGCTCGGACGAGGATGTGGTCGCAGATCCCAACTTCTCGACTGAACTCTATGCTGAGATGTCCGCAGCCGAGAACCTGATCCTGACAATCACCAAGGGCGGCCAGGGCAAGTTGAGCTCCAGCCATGATTACCCCGTGCGTGGGCGTGGCGGCATGGGTGTTACCGCCATGGATAAGGCAATGCGCGGCGGGGAACTGGTGGCGTCCTTCCCGGTGGAACTGGAAGACCAGATCATGCTGGCAACCTCAAAGGGCCAGTCGATCCGGGTGCCGGTCGAAGGCATCTCCTTCCGCTCCCGCTCGGCGGGCGGCGTGCGCGTCTTCAACACCGGTAAGGGCGAAGAGGTCGTCTCGGTCGCCTGGATCGCAGACAGCGGCGATGAAGAAGAAGGTGAAGGCGACGAAGGCTGAGAGCCGAATTAGATTCGCTGACAGATCAGGCGCCGTCCCAAGCCGGGGCGGCGCCTCTCTTTACGAAAGACTAAACAATTTTCCCTACGCTCCTGCACAAACGTTTTTCTTTACGGGAGGGAGCGCCCGATGAACCTGTATCATTGCTATATCGACCTGCATCACGAGGCCAAGGCGCTGGCCTTTTCCAGCGCGGTGGACCAGTGGATGTCCTACCTGAAGGAGCGCAAGGTGATCAAAGGCTGGCGCCTGTTGCGCCGCAAATTGAATCTGGCCAGCGATTCCTGCCGCGATTTTTTGCTGGAGATCGAGTTCGAGAACATGACTCAGCTGGATCAGGCCTTTCGCGTGCTGGGCGAAAAGGACGAGGAAATCGAGAAGCTATATGCAAACGTTTCCGCGTTGGTGGCCCGGTCGGACTTTGGTCTGTATCGGCCATTCCCGGATCCGGAACGGGCTGAACGCATGGCGCTCATCTAGCGGCTTAAGCGCGAACTGATACCTCACCGCGAACTGATACAAGGCCGGATCGTTTGATCCGGCCTTTGCTTTTGCGACGACTAGAGATCGTAGATCGCAGAAAACTTCGCTTCGAGATAGTTGAGCAACGGCGCATGATCAGGAACCATTCCAGCGGCCTCAGCAATGGTGTCCTTCGGGCTGCGCAGGCCACCGTGTTGTTGCAACGCCTGCCCCAGCCAGCCGGTCGCCGCTGAAGTATCGCCCTTGGCAAGCTGCGCGTCCAGATCGGGGACCTCCTGTCGAAGCGCCTCATGAAGGCAGCCAGCATAGACATTGCCCAGAGAATAGGTCGGGAAGTACCCGAACAGTCCCACTGACCAGTGCACGTCCTGCAAACAGCCATTGGACGGCTTATCGACGGCGTAGCCAAAATCAGCCTCGAACCGGTCGTTCCAAGCCGCTTCCAGGTCTTTCACCTCCAGATCGCCCTGCATCAATGCCCGTTCCAGATCGAAACGAAGCATCACGTGCAGGTTATATTGCAGCTCATCCGCTTCGGTGCGGATATAACCATTGTGGACCTTGTTCACCGCCGCGTAGAAGGCATCGGCATCGGCGATCCCGAAATCGCCAAAGCTGTCTTTCATCTGATCGAACAGCCAGCCGGTGAAGGCGCGACTGCGCCCCAGTTGGTTTTCATAAATCCGGCTCTGGCTTTCGTGCACGCCCATGGACACACCGCGCCCCAGCGGCGTGAGAAGGTAGTCCCGGCTGATGTTCTGCTCATAGGCGGCGTGACCGACCTCGTGAATGGTCGAGTAAAAACAGTTGAACGGGTCGCTCTCGCTCGTCCGTGTCGTGATCCGAACATCGAGCCCAGAACCAGAGCTGAACGGGTGTACGGCCTTGTCGACACGGCCATGGTCCATGTCATAGCCAAAGGCGCGCGCCAGCTTGCGCGCCAGTTTCATTTGCACCGCCTCGTCGAACTTGCCTTCCAGCCCTCTCGGCGCAGGGCGATCCAGCACACGGGCCCGCAGGTCCACCAACGCCGGGCGCATCGCATCAAAAATCGCAGCAATCTCGGCCGAGGTTGTACCATGCTCATAGTCTGCGACCAGCGCATCATAAAGCTCGCCGTCGGCGGCAAGGGCTTCAGCCTCCTGGCGCTTTAGCGCGACGACTTCTTCGAGAACCGGAACGAAGGCGGCGACATCTTCATCCGCACGGGCCTGCGCCCACTTTCCTTGCGCTTCGGATGTGACCTGAGCAAGTTTTTTGGCCAGATCGCCGGGAACCTTGACCGCGCGTTCATAGCTCCGCCGGATCTCACGCAAGTGAGCTGCGCCCACTTCATCAGGGGCCTGGGCGGTTTCAAGCCATTCGCCAACCTCAGGCGCACTACGGCGGGCGTGAAGGACCGCCTCGAGCGCAGCCATCTCGATGCCGCGCTGGCTTGCGGCGCCGCGGGGCATCATCGTTTCCTGATCCCAGCCCAGGCGGCCCGAAATCTGCGACAAGGCCTGCGTGTCGCGTTCATAGGCCATTAGCCGTTCAAATGCAGTCATGGGATCAGTAATCCTTGATCGAGGTTGCAATGGGATATGCGGCCAGGAAGCGAGCCCGCAGGATCAGCACCCAAAGGATCACAGCAACGATCTGATGAAGGATCGCCGCCTGCCAGGGCGCAGCGTAGAGAACGGTCACAATGCCGAGTACGATCTGCACCGACAGAACCGCAAAGACCGCGTTGAAGGCGAAGCGCGTTTGAGCGTGGGCACTGCCCCGCCCGCGCAGCCAGACTACAACGGCAAATGCAAAGAGAAGATAGCCGCACACGCGGTGAATGAACTGCACCAAACCCGGGTTTTCAAAGAAATTCTTCCAGACTGGCTCCAGCATCAACGGGTTCGGCGGGATGATCTGCCCACCCATGAGCGGCCAATCGGTGTAGGAACGGCCGGCATCAATGCCCGCAACCAGTGCGCCGAGTAGGATTTGCAGGAACGCAAAGTGCAAAAGCCCTGTAGACAGGCCAAAAAGCTTGGTTTCCTTTGCGCGCCGCGCTTGCATCAGCTCCCGCTCTTCTCGCCCCAGCTGGAACACGTACCAGGCGAGGAAGCCAAGGATGACGAAGGCTAGGCCCAGATGTGTTGCCAGACGGTAAGACGCGACTGAGGTCATGCCCTCACCCTGGGTCACCCCTGAGGCCACCATCCACCATCCGATCGCTCCTTGTACGGCGCCAAGGGCGCCGGGCAAAACCAGTCGGCCGGCCCATCCTGCGGGGATCTTGCGTGCAACAAGAAAGCCGAAAAAGCCCACGGCCCAGACAAGGCCAATCACCCGGCCAAGCTGGCGATGCCCCCATTCCCACCAGTAGATGACTTTGAAATCAGCCAGTTCCATCCACTGGTTTTGAATGCGCCATTGGTCGATCTGCTTGTATTTTTCAAATTCGGACTGCCAGTCCGCCTCACTCATGGGCGGGATTGCACCGGTCACGGGGCGCCATTCCGTGATCGATAGCCCGGAGTCGGTCAGTCGCGTCAAGCCACCGACTGCAATCATCACCATGACCAAACCAAACAGAACCATCAGCCAGAGGCGGATCGCCCTGCGTGCACCGCCCCTGCCACGATCAATGACACCCGGCTGGGCGGCCTTCTGTGCGGGCTGCGCCTCATTTACCTCTTCAAAGATACTGCGCTTGCTGCTCATGCTTGTCTCTCTTGATTGCGGGTCACGCTTGCGGGCGAGATATAGATCATCCTTGGCCCCCGGTCAGGGGTCATTCGCCATTTTTCTTCCAGCGGACCATCTGCCGCATTATGCCATGCAGCATCTGCACATCGGCGCGCGTCAGACGCATGCGGCTGAAAAGATTGCGGAAGACCACCTTCATGCCCGGCGCCTTTTCCGGCGGGAAGAAGTATCCAGCCTCGTCCAGGCGATCCTCATAGTGTTTCACCAGCGCTTCTACCTCGACGCCCGTGGCCCAGTCGGATTTGCCGATATCAAAGACCTCGTGCTGCACCTCATCGGCCTGGCGGCGCCATTCATAAGCGGTCAGGAGTACGCATTGGCCCAGGTTCAGCGAGGGGAACTCGGGGTTCACCGGCACGGTGATGATGGCATTGGCCTTGGCGATATCATCATTCTCAAGGCCAGCTCGTTCGGGGCCGAACATCACGGCGACTTTTTCACCGCCCCGGATCTTTTCCAGCGCCAATTTCATTGCTGCTTCAGGGCTGTAGACGGGTTTGGTGAGCTCCCTTGGGCGGGCCGTGGTGGCAAAGACAAAGGAGCAATCCTCAAGCGCCCCGGGCACATCCGGCGCCAGCTGAGCTTCGTCCAGCAGCCTGCCCGCGCCCGAAGCCATGGCCACCGATTTCGGGTTCGGCCAGCCATCACGCGGCGCCACGATGCGCATCCGATCCAGGCCAAAATTCCACATGGCGCGGGCGGCGGCGCCGATGTTCTCACCCATCTGCGGGCGAACCAGAACAAAGGCGGGCTGAGGGGTCTCGCTGGGCATGTCTTTCTCCGTTGCGCCCCTGGGGCAATTGCAGGCGATTTTCCCTGCTCTAATGGCAGGGCGCGGGATCGGCAAGGCTTGCCGGGCGGCCAATGAAACCCGGACAAGCACGGCGTGTCCTTGCGTCCGGCGCAAGATGCGTTAAACACCTGCCATGAAAGAACAGGAGCGCCCGTCATGACCACCGCCGCGGACACTGTAGAAACGCCACAGATCTATCTGATTTCGCCGCCAAGTTTTGAACTGGGCCGGTTCCCGGATCAACTGGCAAAGGTGCTCGACAGTGTTGAGGTCGCCTGCGTGCGCCTGGATATGGCGAGCCGCGATGAAGATACGCTCAGCCGAGCCGGTGACGCCCTGCGCGAGGTGTGCCATGCACGAGACGTGGCCATCGTGATTTCGGACCATCAGATCCTGGCGGAGCGGCTGGGTCTTGACGGTGTGCATCTGAGCGATGCGTCCAAATCCGTTCGCAGTGCCCGAAAGGCGCTTGGCGCCGATGCCATCGTCGGCAGTTTCTGCGCCGCCTCGCGCCATGATGGGATGTCCGCCGGAGAGGCCGGCGCGGATTACGTGAGCTTCGGTCCAATCGGGACCTCTGGCCTTGGTGATGGCGCTCAGGCTCAGCTTGATCTGTTCCAGTGGTGGTCGGAAATGATCGAAGTCCCTGTTGTGGCCGAAGGCGGTTTGACCGAGGAGTTGATCGCCCAATTCGCCCCCTTCACCGATTTCTTTGGAATTGGGGATGAGATCTGGCGCACCGATGATCCTGCCACCGCCCTGCAAGCCTTTGTCAAGGCGATGGGCTGACGAGGCTAAAGCCAGACGCGCTCCACGAACCAGTAGCCACCGATCAACGCGATGGTCACTGAGGCGGGTATCGCCACCCGGCCGCGGTATTTGGGGTGATTGCCGAACCAATAGCCCACCAACAGGTAGGCAAGCGCAATCACCGTAAGCTGCCCCAGCTCAACGCCAACGTTGAACCCGATCAGTGCTGAAATGAATTGCGATTGTGGGAGACCAAACTCCTCAAGGACGCTGGCAAAGCCCAATCCGTGCAAAAGGCCAAACCCAAAGACCACCGCTGTGCGCCAACTGTGCAGACGGCGGGAAAAGATGTTCTCGACTGCCACAAAAACAATCGAAGCGGCAATCAGCGGTTCCACTATATCGGGATTCACCGTGACCAGCCCAAGGGCTCCGCAGGCCAGTGTGATGGTATGGGCCACAGTAAAGGCGCTGACCTGCCAGATCAGCGGCCGCAGCCGGGTGCTCAGAAAGAACAGCCCGAGGACAAACAGGATATGATCCAGCCCTTTCGGCAGGATATGATCGAACCCCACAGGTATGTAGGAGATAAAGGCCTCATAGGGGGCAAGCGCGGAGCCCCCTGCAAGCGCTATAGGGCCGCTGTTTTCGCCGCCCTGCAAGTAACCTGTGTAAGCCGCATCAACACCGTTCTGACGCAAAACGACCGCGCCCGAGCCTGCCGACCAAGTCAAATTCATCACGTCCGCGCCTAATGGCAGAGGTGCAATCAGATCCAAGAAACTTTCGCGTGGAACATTCAGATCTCCGACAGGAGCAATCCGAACATCCTTCAGCTCAAGCGTGACCGAAGTCCCTGCTTCCAAGTTGATCGTCTTGACCCAATCTTCGGCAAAGAGGCGGAGCATGGGGCTCAGTTCTTCGGGAGGCAACGCGCGAAGCAGATCATAATCCCCGGCCTGTCCGGATTCATCGGTGTCCTGATGAGTGTCCAGGTCTATGCCCGCGACAAAAGCTTCGGCATTCAGCCGCAGTTGCATTTGCAATTCACCGCCTTCGACTGCAAAGTCGGCAATGGTTGGCGTCACCTCATGGGCTTGTGCCTGCTCCGGCATCCATAGTCCCAAGCTTGACAGCAGGGCGATTAAAATCACGTTGAGGCGCAGTGGATAAAGAAGTCTGGTCATGAAAAATCGCCTGTTTCCGTTTGTAATTATTGCTAGCGTCATGGCGGGCACAGTTCCAGCCCTCGCGCATGAATTTTGGATCGAACCCTAAAGCTATCGCGTCACAGGTGATGAGCCAGTCGCGGCGGATCTGATGAACGGTGAAACCTTCAAGGGCGCGCGGCTGCCCTATTTTCAGACCCGTACCAAACGGTTCGACATTGTCTCAGGCGATACGGTCGCGCCCTATCAAGGGCGGATGGGGGACCTTCCGGCGCTGACCTTTCAGCCTGTCGAACCTGGCCTCTTTGCAATCGTACATGAAACCAAGCCGGAGACCCTCGTATACAAGACCTGGGAGAAGTTCGATGTTTTCGCGCAGCACAAGGGTTTTGCCAATATTCGCGTGCGACACGCAGAACGCGGCCTTCCTTTTGAGGATTTTGCCGAGCGTTATAGCCGACATGCCAAGGCGTTGATCGCTGTAGGTGCGGGTGCGGGGTCGGACCGCGCACTAGGACTCGAGACGGAGTTTGTTGCCCAGGACAACCCCTACACCATGGCCGCAGGCGCCCTGCCCGTCTTGCTGTTGTATCAGGGAAAGCCGCGCGCGAATGCGCAAGTTGAGGTGTTTGAGCGCGGTCAGGATGGCAGTGTTTCTGTGTTTCTGACGCAAACTGATGCAGGCGGTCGCGTGAACATCCCCGTAAAGCCTGGCCACGAGTATTTGCTGGATGCAGTGGTCCTGCGTGCAGCCGATCCGGACGACGGCGCCGTTTGGGAGACCCTTTGGGCGGCGCTGACGTTTGCGGTGCCCTGAGGCGCGGTCGCGATCGCGCTTGCGGGGCGCTGCGAAAGGCGGCATGAGGGGGACATGATGACGCATGAGCCCTCTCTCCAACCCAAGGCGGACGCCGATCGGATCCTGTGCATCGGGTCCGTTTTGTGGGATATTATCGGCCGCTGCCCAGCCGAAATGCAGCGCGGCTCAGACATGCCGGGGCGGATCAGCCGCCTTCCGGGCGGCGTTGCCATGAACATTGCTATGACTCTGGCCCGGTTTGGCATGGCACCCATTCTTCTGAGTGCCGTGGGCCGAGACCCCGAAGGAGAAGAGCTGATCGCGGCGTGTGGGCACCTGGGCCTTGATGCTCGTCACGTTTATCGCTCCGAAGATCTGCCGACCGACAGGTACATGGCTGTTGAGGGGGCAAATGGTCTGATCGCGGCCATCGCCGATGCCCATTCCCTTGAAGCAGCCGGTGCCAAAATCCTGCGGCCGCTTTTTGACGGCGCTTTGGGCTCCGAGGCTGCACCCTATTCCGGTCCAATTGCCCTTGACGGCAATCTGACCCTCTCTCTTTTGGATGAGATCGCCGCCAGCCCCGCCTTTGAAACTGCGGATCTGCGGGTGGCGCCCGCATCCCCCGGCAAAGCAGAGCGTCTGCGCCCCTTCCTGCAGCGCGGGCGCGGAACGCTTTATGTCAACCTCGAAGAGGCGGGCCTGCTCTGTCAGGACAGTTTCAGCGACAGCGAGGTCGCAGCAAATGCACTACTGGACCGTGGCGCGGCGCGTGTGCTGGTCACCGATGGCAGCCGCGCGGCCACCAAGGCAGACGGACAGGAGATCCACACGCTTGAGCCGCCAAGGGTCAGCGTGGCCCGCATCACCGGCGCTGGCGATACATTCATGGCCGCTCATATCGCAGCCGAGGCACGTGGAGAAGCGCCCAGTACGGCGCTTGCCTCGGCGCTGGCGGCTGCCGCAAGTTACGTTTCAGGAGAACCCCCGCTGTGATCCCCATTCAATTTTCTGCCGAAGTCACAAAAGCCCGGGCCGAGGGCCTGCCTCTAGTGGCTTTGGAAAGCACGATCATCACACACGGTATGCCGTACCCACAGAACGTCGAAACGGCTACTCAGGTCGAACAAGACGTACGTGAGGCGGGGGCGACACCGGCCACGATGGCTGTGCTTGAGGGCACGCTGCACGTCGGCCTTGAGGCCCAAACACTGGAGACACTGGGTCAGGCCAAGAATGTCGCCAAGGTCTCTCGCGCAGATATCGCCGCCTGTATTGCGACCGGTGGTACCGGCGCCACGACGGTTGCCGCCACCATGATTGCCGCGCGCATCGCCGGGATCGAGGTTTTCGCGACTGGTGGTATCGGCGGCGTGCACAAGGGGGCTGAAACCAGTTTTGACATCTCTGCCGACCTGTTGGAACTGGCCCAGACCCCGGTAAGCGTCGTCGCAGCAGGCGCCAAGGCAATTCTGGATGTTCCCAAAACTCTAGAAGTGATGGAAACCCAAGGGGTTCCGGTCATTTCTTATGGTCAAGACGCCTTTCCGGCCTTTTGGTCTGCGCAGTCCGACCTGAGGGGGCCTTTGCGGATGGACAGTGCGGCAGAAATCGCCCGCGCCCATGCCATGCGGCGTGCCATGGATCTTCCTGGCGGGCAGTTGATCGCCAACCCCATCCCATCCGACGCGGAGATCCCGGCCGAGGTCTTGGCGCCTGTAATTTCTCAGGCACAGGACGAAGCTGACCGGCAGGGGATTACTGGCAAAAACGTCACGCCATTCCTTCTGCAGCGCATATTTGAGCTGACCGAGGGGCGCTCGTTGGTGGCGAACATTGCATTGGTGCGCAACAACGCCCGTCTCGCCGCGGAAATTGCACGAGAATTGAACGTAATCGCCCGCTGACAACTGTTTTCAGGACCCGCCCCATTGCCCTGCCAAATAACAGTGCATAGGTTTCCGCCATCAACCTTGCCTCTGCGGTACAATCACACGCGATGACTACTCCTTTTGACCAAGAACCCCATCGCAAGCCGGGCCTGTTGGCGCGGCTGCGTTCGTCCTTTCTGACCGGTATCGTGGTCATTGCGCCTGTCGGCCTTACGCTGTGGCTTCTTTGGACCGTGATGGGCTGGATAGATGGTGTGGTTCTGCCGCTGGTGCCGAACAACCTGCGCCCCGAGGAATACATCGGAATAAATCTGCGTGGCGTCGGGCTGATCATCTTCCTGTTGTTCACGATCATGGTTGGCTGGGTTGCAAAGGGGATCATCGGTCGATCCCTTATCACCTTTGCAGAGAACCTGGTGGACCGGATGCCGGTGGTGCGGTCCATTTACTCGGGGATCAAGCAGATTTCGGAAACGGTTTTTGCTCAGGCCGAGAGCAGCTTTGACAAGGCTTGCCTGATCGAATACCCGCGGCGTGGCGTATGGGCTATCGGCTTCGTGTCCACCAAGGCAAAAGGTGAGATTGCACATCGCGCGCAGACCTCCGGTGGGCTCATGAGCGTATTCATCCCGACCACGCCGAACCCCACGTCCGGTTTTCTGCTGTTTGTCCCGGAAGAAGATGTGACCATGCTGGAGATGTCGGTCGAGGATGCCGCAAAACTCGTGATCTCCGCCGGTCTCGTCTACCCGAATGCCAAGGACCCGAGCCAGCCCCCGGCCAAAGCTTGAGCTTTCCACGACAAGATATCGAACTGGCGGGCCAATTTGTGACCCGCCAGTTTGTTAATCACAAAGCGGTCCAGCCGCCATCAACACTGATCGTGGTGCCGGTGATCTGAGCCGCGGCCTCAGAACACAGGAACACGGCCGTGCCGCCCAGCTGTTCGACCGTGGCGAATTCACGCGATGGCTGGCGTTCCAGCATGACCTTCTTGATCACCTCTTCCCGACCCATGTTGTACTTTGCCATCGTGTCGGGGATTTGCGCCTCAACCAGTGGGGTCAACACGTAGCCTGGGCAGATGGCATTGGCCGTGATTGCCTCTTCGGCCGTTTCCAGGGCCACGGTCTTGGTCATGCCGACAACCCCGTGTTTGGCGGCCACATAGGCCGATTTGTAAGGAGAGGCCGTTAGCCCATGGGCCGAAGCGATATTCACCACACGGCCCCATCCGGCGGCTCGCATCAAGGGCAGCGCTGCCGCGGTGGTGTGAAAGGCAGAACTCAGATTGATGGCGATGATCGCGTCCCATTTGTCGAACGGGAATTCGTCGATTGGGGCCACATGCTGAATGCCGGCATTGTTGATCAGGATGTCGCAGGCCCCTGCCTGATCGATCAAGGCGCGGCACTCGTCTCCTTTGGACATATCCGCCTTGATGTACCGTGCCGATACAGAAAACTCCTTGGCGATTTCGTTGGCTAGCGCGTGATCTTCATCCCGCTCAGTGAATGAGTTGAGGACCACATCCGCACCCGCACGCGCCAGTTCGCGCGCAACTCCAAGGCCGATGCCGGAATTGGATCCCGTCACGACCGCTGTCTTGCCCTTCAATGTCATGGTTCAGCTTTCCTTCGCACTGAGTTTGGTTGCCGCACCTTGCCACGGGGCGACTGCGAAGAAAACGCGCAGGACTACGGATGAAACAAGAAGGATGCCGCGATTTCTTCAATGTTCGGATCCAAACATTGAAGGAACCCCCAAAAAAAACGCCCGCGCGAAGCGGGCGTCCAGTTATTGAGGCAGGTTTCATACAGGCAAGAAACCTATCGAGCAGTGACTTCTTTATACGCAATTTATTGCTTCCCTCCAAGCCAAAAGTTTGAAAAGAACAAGATTAGCCTCTACCGTTAAGGCTCAGCAAAATAAGGATAGAATGGGATTGTTGCCAAAGTGAGACCAGAATATTTCTCTGCGGCACGGGCCCTATTGGCCGGAATCGCCCTCGTTGCCTCAACCAGTTTTGCAACCGCAGAATCATCGCATGCCATTGCAATGTATGGAAAACCTGCGCTTGAGGCTGACTTCAAATCTTTACCCTATGTTAACCCTGGCGCCTTAAAAGGTGGCCGCCTTGTTGTTGGGAATACGGGTGGTTTTGACACTCTCAACCCCTTTTCACAGAAGGGCACCCCACCGTGGCAACTCAGGTTCTGGGGATACGAAAGCCTCATGGGGCGGTCCTGGGATGAACCTTTTACCCTTTATGGGCTGTTGGCCGAATCACTTGAAGTGCCCGAAGATCGCTCTTGGGTCGAATTTACACTGAGAGAGCAAGCGCGTTTTTCAGACGGAAGTCCGGTGACCGTTGAAGATGTCATCTGGTCCTACGAAACCCTCGGGACCGAAGGACACCTGCGATATCGCGGGTTTTGGTCGAAGGTTGACAAGATTGAACAAACCGGTCCGCGTTCTGTCCGGCTCACGTTCAACACAGAGGATCGTGAGTTGGCCCTGATCGCCGGTCTGCGCCCGATACTGAAAAAGGCCCAGTGGGTCGGCAAGGACTTTGCGGCATCCGGACTGAGTGAGGCGCCCATCGGAACGGGCGCTTATGTCTTGAGTGACTTTGAGCCAGGTCGCTTTGTGACGTTCACGCGCAA
It encodes:
- a CDS encoding pseudouridine-5'-phosphate glycosidase, which gives rise to MIPIQFSAEVTKARAEGLPLVALESTIITHGMPYPQNVETATQVEQDVREAGATPATMAVLEGTLHVGLEAQTLETLGQAKNVAKVSRADIAACIATGGTGATTVAATMIAARIAGIEVFATGGIGGVHKGAETSFDISADLLELAQTPVSVVAAGAKAILDVPKTLEVMETQGVPVISYGQDAFPAFWSAQSDLRGPLRMDSAAEIARAHAMRRAMDLPGGQLIANPIPSDAEIPAEVLAPVISQAQDEADRQGITGKNVTPFLLQRIFELTEGRSLVANIALVRNNARLAAEIARELNVIAR
- a CDS encoding PfkB family carbohydrate kinase, whose product is MTHEPSLQPKADADRILCIGSVLWDIIGRCPAEMQRGSDMPGRISRLPGGVAMNIAMTLARFGMAPILLSAVGRDPEGEELIAACGHLGLDARHVYRSEDLPTDRYMAVEGANGLIAAIADAHSLEAAGAKILRPLFDGALGSEAAPYSGPIALDGNLTLSLLDEIAASPAFETADLRVAPASPGKAERLRPFLQRGRGTLYVNLEEAGLLCQDSFSDSEVAANALLDRGAARVLVTDGSRAATKADGQEIHTLEPPRVSVARITGAGDTFMAAHIAAEARGEAPSTALASALAAAASYVSGEPPL
- a CDS encoding HupE/UreJ family protein produces the protein MTRLLYPLRLNVILIALLSSLGLWMPEQAQAHEVTPTIADFAVEGGELQMQLRLNAEAFVAGIDLDTHQDTDESGQAGDYDLLRALPPEELSPMLRLFAEDWVKTINLEAGTSVTLELKDVRIAPVGDLNVPRESFLDLIAPLPLGADVMNLTWSAGSGAVVLRQNGVDAAYTGYLQGGENSGPIALAGGSALAPYEAFISYIPVGFDHILPKGLDHILFVLGLFFLSTRLRPLIWQVSAFTVAHTITLACGALGLVTVNPDIVEPLIAASIVFVAVENIFSRRLHSWRTAVVFGFGLLHGLGFASVLEEFGLPQSQFISALIGFNVGVELGQLTVIALAYLLVGYWFGNHPKYRGRVAIPASVTIALIGGYWFVERVWL
- a CDS encoding DUF502 domain-containing protein, encoding MTTPFDQEPHRKPGLLARLRSSFLTGIVVIAPVGLTLWLLWTVMGWIDGVVLPLVPNNLRPEEYIGINLRGVGLIIFLLFTIMVGWVAKGIIGRSLITFAENLVDRMPVVRSIYSGIKQISETVFAQAESSFDKACLIEYPRRGVWAIGFVSTKAKGEIAHRAQTSGGLMSVFIPTTPNPTSGFLLFVPEEDVTMLEMSVEDAAKLVISAGLVYPNAKDPSQPPAKA
- a CDS encoding 3-hydroxybutyrate dehydrogenase translates to MTLKGKTAVVTGSNSGIGLGVARELARAGADVVLNSFTERDEDHALANEIAKEFSVSARYIKADMSKGDECRALIDQAGACDILINNAGIQHVAPIDEFPFDKWDAIIAINLSSAFHTTAAALPLMRAAGWGRVVNIASAHGLTASPYKSAYVAAKHGVVGMTKTVALETAEEAITANAICPGYVLTPLVEAQIPDTMAKYNMGREEVIKKVMLERQPSREFATVEQLGGTAVFLCSEAAAQITGTTISVDGGWTAL